DNA sequence from the Bdellovibrio bacteriovorus genome:
GGCATTCGCGGCTTTCCCTTCATTCAAATCCGTATAAAGCTTCTGCAAAGAAGCTTCTTTGTCCTTCCACGACTCCAGCGCTTCTCGCAAATTCGGAGCAATGTGTGTCGCTTTGACCGCCATTTTTAAGTCACGGCTGACAACACACAATTCACCATCTTTACTTAGCGCTGATTTTAAAGAACCCAGTTTCACGATTCATCCTTAGTCAAAAGTAATCTGCAGATTCGCACCGACGGCACGATAGTCTTTCAAACCATCAGCCACTTCACCGCTTGCAGATTCATAGTACAATGCAATTCCGAAGTCAGGAGCAAACTTGAAGCTTGCACCGATCAAAAGTGGAACCAAAGGAGATTTGACTCCTGTCACGTTTCCGATGTCCGCGTTCTTATCCAAGTTCATACCCAAAGAAACGCCGGCAAAGACACCCGCATATTCTTCAAACTTATACATAAGCGCTACTGGGATATCCAAATAGTTCATAGTCACTTTGTTTTCAGGAGGACCGTCAACAGTTAAAGGTCTTTGAGTGTAAAGAAGACCTGTTCTTAGGTGCAAAGGGCCTGACAATGGAAAGTGCGCTGTTGCTCCGAATTGGAATCCTATTTGTGAGCTTGTAGAAGCGCCTGAATCCACATCACCAGATTGGCTACGAATACCCACTTCTAATCCATAATCGATATCGGCCAACGCTGAAGAGGACATCAATCCCACAACTGCCATCAATGAAAGAGCTAACTTTTTCATCCTTAAATCCTCCTAAAATTCTTCTTACGAAGTGGGAAAATCCTCCCACAACTTCAATTATTTATCAAAACACCACACAGCATTCAGCGCCATCTCATTTATAGCCGTATTCGAGGACACTTCGCTGTGCTCCAAAGCTAAATGATGAGGTTCCACTGTGCCTCGAGCGGCCAAAACGATAAGGACTAGTGGAAGCAAGATACGTAGAGCTGTCTCCAAGGTCGAACCTCTTTGCGGAGAATACTCATCCTTCCACTCGCCAAATTTAAGACTTTTAATCAGCATATAGCCTAAGCTAAATAACAAAACCGTAATAACTACGAAGATCCAAGTTTGATTCGGTTGAAGTCCTTGCGCTTGCTCGATAAAGACTTGCGGATGCCAAGACATGTATTCTTCAAAACGCATGCGGCGCCCGTGCTTAGCAAAATAAAAGAAATCAATAAAGCTCATCACGCAGATCAAAAACCAAATGACCGTAAAATAGCTTTTGTAAAAGACGAACATTCCACGCGGCCATTTCTCTGTGACGGCTTGAATCAGCAACAGGAAATAAAGTGGAATAAATAAAAAGCCAAAGATCAAAAGATCAAATCTTAAACCCGCAACGAAAGATTGAAGAACTTCCGTAAAAGGCACCTCTGCCGTCGCATGAAAGACGGAAAGGAAATATAAATTCATGCGGAACAAAGTCATGAAGACGATCATGGCTAAAGCCAGCATGCATAATTTCAAGAAAACTTTTGTGGAAAAACGCAGTGAAAAGATAAATCTATTAGGCACCGAAAAGTCCTTTGACTGATCTAAAAATCGGGAATGAAATAAGCCATCTCACTAGGAGTAAGTATATGTCCTCAATGACACTTTACAACTACTTTCGAAGTTCCACTTCGTACCGTGTTCGTCTGGCTTTGAATGTGAAAGGCCTGGATTTCGAATACAAGCCGATCAATCTTTTGAAGGCGGAACAAAGATCGGAAGCATACTTAAAGATCAATCCCCTAGGTGGTCTTCCAACTTTGGTTCACGGCGGAAAAAATATTCCTGAGTCCTTTGCGATCATGGAATACCTAGATGAGGTGTTTCCAGAGCCCGCACTCTTCCCCAAAGATGCTTACCTAAAAGCCCGCGTTCGCCAAGTCTGTGAAGTGATCAATTCTTTCATGCACCCTATGTGCAACTTAAAGACGTTAAATTATCTAGAAAAAACTCACGGCTATGACCAAGCCAAAAAGGAAGAATGGGCCGGATTCTGGTTGCCCCAAGGACTTGAGACTTTAGAAAAAACTTTGCAGGAATTTTCTGGTACTTACAGTTTCGGCGACACGATCACCATGGCGGATTTGTTCCTAGTGCCACAGCTACTTACTTGCCAACGCTTCAAGGTCGACATCACAAAGTATCCAACACTGATGAAGATCAACGAAAACTGCAAGAAACTTCCCGCATTTGAAAAGGCTCACCCTTTCAAACAAATCGACACGCCTGACGAATTCAAAAACAAATAGGCTTTAAAAATGCAAAAGAGGATCTCGCCTTCGCTAGATCCTCTTTTTTAGACTCCTTTGTCCGTTACCTTTCAAAGGAGTCCGATATGCGTAACAAAACCTTACGTACTATTCGGAAGATCTTAAAAGTTACTAAAGCTTTTTTGATAGTAGTTCTGCTCTTGCTAACTATTATCGCGAAGCTTAAGTCTTTGTAGGTGTCTCTATTTGAAGCGTTCCCAACGGTACAAGTGACTAAAGAACCAAGGTCGGGACTTAAAATCCAACGGCGAAGAAGTCACGGATGAGGCCCTCTAGCGAAGGCACTTCTTTAATTGGAATGAATGAACAGGAAGTTCCATTTATCGATCACCGGAATCACAATGAAGACCAGCATCGAAACATTCAGCCACATAAAGAAAGCCAACCAGCGCTCTGTGCCGTTTGATTTATAGTAGCGATAGAATTCTTGAAGAACTTTAAAGCAGAACGGGAATGTCAGAAGAACGAACATCCAGCTTGCATGCACAAACATCGGTGCCGCTAAAGCCACGCCCACATATACAAATGTATAAAGACCGATTTGAAAAAGAGTGCGTTCCATCCCTAGTGCCACCGGCAAAGTCGGAACTCCCCCGGCCGCATAATCGTCTTTGAACTTGATCGCCAAAACCCAGAAGTGCGGCATTTGCCACAAGAACATAATCAAGAATAGATA
Encoded proteins:
- a CDS encoding outer membrane beta-barrel protein, whose product is MKKLALSLMAVVGLMSSSALADIDYGLEVGIRSQSGDVDSGASTSSQIGFQFGATAHFPLSGPLHLRTGLLYTQRPLTVDGPPENKVTMNYLDIPVALMYKFEEYAGVFAGVSLGMNLDKNADIGNVTGVKSPLVPLLIGASFKFAPDFGIALYYESASGEVADGLKDYRAVGANLQITFD
- the maiA gene encoding maleylacetoacetate isomerase, with product MSSMTLYNYFRSSTSYRVRLALNVKGLDFEYKPINLLKAEQRSEAYLKINPLGGLPTLVHGGKNIPESFAIMEYLDEVFPEPALFPKDAYLKARVRQVCEVINSFMHPMCNLKTLNYLEKTHGYDQAKKEEWAGFWLPQGLETLEKTLQEFSGTYSFGDTITMADLFLVPQLLTCQRFKVDITKYPTLMKINENCKKLPAFEKAHPFKQIDTPDEFKNK